Proteins co-encoded in one Waddlia chondrophila WSU 86-1044 genomic window:
- a CDS encoding IS3 family transposase (programmed frameshift), protein MKKRFSEEQIINVLNEVKAGLKVEEACRKYGISNATYYNWKAKFDGMVASDAKKLRSLEAENNKLKRLVAEQALDIVALKDVVSRKLVTPRAKKACVQILVKQHKRSERRACQLVGVHRSVVRYSSRKQDETALITKIKQIAYEKRRFGYRRIHMILKREGVKVNHKKVYRIYRACGLKVLKRGGRKRAIGSRRAQDKPFARNQQWALDFVHDALANGRRIRLLTVIDTYTRECLRIFVDTSINGRKVTEILSEIMVANGKPKVVLSDNGTEFTSNTVLKWSSDQGIDWQYIEPGKPYQNGNIESFNGKLRDECLNENWFLNLSDARRIVGKWANEYNLYRPHSALGGLTPHELASQLSECLNSSEKMLQLTGTSS, encoded by the exons ATGAAAAAAAGATTTTCGGAAGAACAAATAATAAATGTTCTCAATGAAGTAAAAGCAGGTCTTAAAGTCGAAGAAGCCTGTCGCAAATACGGAATTTCAAATGCTACTTACTACAACTGGAAAGCTAAATTTGACGGTATGGTTGCTTCAGATGCAAAAAAGCTTCGCTCTCTTGAAGCAGAAAACAACAAGCTAAAGCGATTGGTTGCTGAGCAAGCTCTCGACATCGTAGCTTTGAAGGATGTTGTTTCGCGAAAGT TGGTAACCCCGCGAGCCAAGAAGGCATGCGTGCAAATTCTTGTAAAACAACACAAGAGAAGTGAGCGGCGCGCATGTCAGCTTGTTGGGGTTCATCGATCGGTTGTACGATACAGCTCAAGAAAACAAGATGAAACCGCTCTTATAACCAAGATAAAACAAATCGCTTACGAGAAACGGCGGTTTGGATATCGTCGCATACATATGATACTCAAACGCGAAGGCGTGAAAGTCAATCATAAAAAGGTGTACCGTATTTACCGTGCCTGTGGATTAAAGGTCCTGAAGAGAGGGGGAAGAAAACGCGCTATTGGCTCAAGAAGAGCTCAAGATAAACCTTTCGCTCGCAATCAACAGTGGGCTCTTGATTTTGTCCATGATGCTCTAGCTAATGGCAGGAGAATCAGGCTCCTGACTGTGATTGATACCTACACCAGAGAATGCCTTCGGATATTTGTGGACACATCTATAAATGGGAGGAAGGTAACAGAGATATTAAGCGAAATTATGGTTGCAAATGGAAAGCCAAAGGTAGTCCTTAGTGATAACGGAACAGAGTTTACCTCGAATACCGTGCTAAAATGGTCGTCTGATCAGGGAATAGATTGGCAATACATAGAGCCAGGGAAACCATATCAAAATGGTAACATAGAGAGTTTTAACGGCAAGCTTCGAGATGAATGTTTGAATGAAAATTGGTTTTTAAATTTATCAGATGCAAGGAGAATTGTCGGAAAGTGGGCTAATGAATACAATTTATATCGTCCACATAGTGCACTTGGAGGACTGACGCCTCACGAGCTGGCTAGCCAGCTCAGTGAGTGTTTGAACTCTAGTGAAAAAATGCTACAGTTAACAGGAACCTCTAGTTGA
- a CDS encoding IS5/IS1182 family transposase — MRVLLDRFQSAFLKLKLLWTDMGYNGEEMQDDLFSLGVRQEVIGGIRSKGKGFHVEPKRWIVERTFAWLGRFRRLSKDYEYYPSTSESMIYLSMSRLMLKRIAKLS; from the coding sequence TTGAGAGTCCTGCTCGATAGATTTCAAAGTGCTTTTCTCAAGCTAAAGTTATTGTGGACAGATATGGGGTACAACGGGGAAGAGATGCAAGACGATCTTTTTAGTTTAGGAGTTCGACAAGAGGTAATTGGTGGAATCAGATCAAAAGGCAAAGGGTTCCATGTTGAACCGAAAAGGTGGATCGTGGAAAGAACTTTTGCATGGCTTGGACGGTTTCGAAGGCTCAGCAAAGATTATGAATACTACCCATCCACGAGTGAATCTATGATTTACTTAAGTATGAGTCGTTTAATGCTGAAGAGGATTGCTAAATTGAGTTAA
- a CDS encoding IS256 family transposase, with translation MKNDVISLDKFHATSEMNSLLEQTLREGARLLLQQAIENEVNEYLESMKSRRDFEGRKQFVRNGYLPEREVQTGIGPISVKQPRIRNREESSEGYSSAILPKYLRRVPSLDAVIPALYLRGISTSNFQDALEAIMGKDAKGLSAANITRLKQSWEQEYKDWNKRSLEGKRYAYIWVDGIYFNVRLGDDRICFLVILGALPNGKKELVAIHNGYRESKISWTEVLESLKRRGLCTAPELAIGDGALGFWSAIEEVFPKTKQQRCWVHKTANVLDKMPKSIQVNAKKAIHEIYMAPTKEDGLAAFEVFLKTYRDKYPKACACLEKDKAQLFTFYNFPAIHWQHVRTTNPIESTFATIRHRTRQTKGCGSVAATLTMVFKLATTAEKKWRKLKGCEMIEKVINGVVFKDGEEVLEKEKVA, from the coding sequence ATGAAGAATGATGTCATTTCTTTGGATAAATTTCACGCAACAAGTGAAATGAACAGCTTGCTGGAACAAACTTTGAGGGAAGGAGCTCGCCTGTTGCTTCAACAGGCTATTGAAAATGAAGTCAATGAATACCTGGAATCGATGAAAAGCAGGAGGGATTTCGAGGGAAGAAAACAATTTGTCCGCAACGGCTACCTCCCTGAAAGAGAAGTACAAACAGGAATCGGACCGATATCAGTGAAGCAACCTAGAATTCGAAACAGAGAAGAGAGCTCTGAAGGGTACTCAAGCGCAATTCTTCCGAAATATCTAAGGAGGGTGCCATCTCTTGATGCGGTGATTCCAGCTCTTTACCTCAGGGGGATTTCTACAAGCAATTTCCAGGATGCACTTGAAGCGATCATGGGCAAGGATGCGAAAGGATTATCCGCAGCTAACATCACTCGTTTAAAACAATCTTGGGAGCAGGAATACAAAGACTGGAACAAGCGCTCTCTTGAAGGAAAGCGCTACGCTTACATCTGGGTAGATGGGATCTATTTCAATGTTCGTCTTGGAGATGACCGAATTTGCTTTCTCGTGATTCTTGGTGCTCTTCCTAATGGTAAAAAGGAACTTGTGGCGATCCACAATGGTTATAGAGAGAGCAAAATTTCCTGGACAGAGGTATTGGAGAGTTTGAAGCGGCGCGGGCTGTGTACAGCTCCTGAGCTTGCGATAGGAGATGGTGCGCTTGGATTTTGGTCGGCAATAGAGGAAGTTTTTCCGAAGACAAAGCAGCAGCGGTGTTGGGTGCATAAAACGGCCAATGTGCTGGATAAAATGCCCAAAAGTATTCAAGTGAATGCGAAAAAGGCCATTCATGAAATTTATATGGCCCCTACCAAAGAAGATGGACTGGCGGCGTTTGAGGTGTTTTTAAAAACATACCGAGACAAATACCCCAAAGCCTGTGCTTGTCTTGAGAAGGATAAGGCGCAACTGTTTACCTTCTACAATTTTCCGGCGATCCATTGGCAGCACGTCAGGACAACTAACCCGATTGAATCGACTTTTGCAACAATAAGACACCGGACAAGGCAAACCAAAGGCTGCGGTTCAGTGGCTGCCACTTTGACAATGGTATTCAAGCTGGCTACTACAGCCGAGAAAAAATGGAGAAAACTCAAAGGTTGTGAAATGATTGAAAAAGTAATCAACGGAGTGGTCTTTAAAGATGGAGAAGAGGTTCTGGAAAAAGAAAAAGTAGCTTAA
- a CDS encoding barstar family protein, translated as MAMTISGFISRPEKPWLFTTQKTITQQDIPEGILLLELNAVSMSNLDDLYREFAAAFKFPDYFGYNFNALDECITDLEWLPADGYLLVIKNSDRLLSKEPNDILESFLSILDSAGEEWATPIVQGEDWDREEVPFHVLLELDKGKVPSFQSRLKNLGFEIDNL; from the coding sequence ATGGCAATGACCATTTCTGGATTTATTTCTAGGCCCGAGAAACCTTGGTTGTTTACTACACAAAAGACAATTACTCAGCAAGATATTCCTGAAGGTATTCTTCTTTTGGAGTTAAATGCTGTTTCTATGTCTAATTTGGATGATCTATATCGGGAATTTGCTGCTGCATTTAAATTTCCTGATTATTTTGGATATAACTTTAATGCTCTTGATGAGTGCATAACTGATTTAGAATGGCTTCCTGCTGATGGCTATCTATTAGTAATTAAAAATTCTGATCGCCTACTTAGTAAAGAGCCTAATGATATTTTGGAAAGCTTTTTATCGATACTGGACAGCGCTGGAGAGGAATGGGCAACTCCTATCGTGCAAGGCGAAGACTGGGATCGAGAGGAAGTGCCTTTTCATGTGCTTCTAGAGTTAGATAAGGGTAAAGTTCCTAGTTTTCAGTCAAGGCTTAAAAACCTTGGTTTTGAGATCGATAATTTATGA
- a CDS encoding RHS repeat domain-containing protein, translated as MDLDGRQFAYDQNGNLESFETEHNCVYDALDRLIEVHTQECTCLYTYDPFHRRLSRTVLNQEGSLQQHYLYSGDKEIGLLVQGEIRQLRILGNPVEEIGSAVLFEIDGIKYVPQHDLRGNVALLLSPAGKAEVYRYSAFGEELFQESVSPWRFSSKRVDEETGWVYFGRRYYAPSWGRWTTADPAWFADGPNLYAYVHNNPLKYVDPDGLSAIEHQQMNRPGTQGTFFGSFSRGILDDTSWGASSWMLGDYVCDNWQSSLGYGMGTGVSMMAGLVYGGTEAKLLGAAGKGLNRAARWLNFAEKEVKAACKMEGTAAKISRDIAPKIERNLPDVGKGSYVPGVGGSPKSMPEGHMWTSGSPFKNKTAEELHQMFVDKG; from the coding sequence GTGGATCTCGACGGCCGGCAGTTTGCCTACGATCAAAATGGCAACTTAGAATCTTTTGAAACAGAGCACAATTGTGTCTATGACGCTCTCGATCGTCTGATTGAAGTGCACACGCAAGAGTGCACCTGCCTCTATACCTACGATCCCTTTCATCGCCGGCTGAGTCGAACGGTATTGAACCAAGAGGGATCTTTGCAGCAACACTATCTCTATAGCGGCGATAAGGAGATTGGTTTGCTTGTGCAGGGAGAGATTCGTCAGTTGAGGATCTTAGGCAACCCCGTTGAAGAGATCGGCTCGGCAGTGCTGTTTGAAATCGATGGCATCAAGTACGTTCCCCAGCATGATTTAAGGGGGAATGTTGCCCTTTTGCTCAGTCCAGCCGGAAAGGCAGAGGTCTATCGTTACTCAGCATTTGGAGAGGAGTTGTTTCAGGAATCAGTTTCTCCTTGGCGTTTTTCTTCCAAGCGGGTAGATGAAGAGACGGGCTGGGTTTATTTTGGAAGGCGTTATTACGCACCTTCTTGGGGAAGGTGGACGACAGCAGACCCCGCCTGGTTTGCAGACGGCCCGAACCTCTATGCCTATGTGCACAACAACCCTTTGAAATATGTGGATCCGGACGGTCTGTCGGCAATCGAGCATCAGCAGATGAACAGGCCCGGGACGCAAGGGACGTTTTTTGGAAGCTTTTCCCGAGGCATATTGGATGATACCAGCTGGGGAGCGAGCAGCTGGATGCTGGGAGATTACGTGTGTGATAACTGGCAGTCAAGTCTAGGATATGGAATGGGGACAGGCGTCTCCATGATGGCAGGTCTTGTCTATGGCGGAACGGAGGCGAAGTTGCTTGGCGCTGCAGGAAAGGGCCTGAACCGGGCGGCGCGTTGGCTTAACTTTGCAGAGAAGGAGGTGAAGGCTGCGTGCAAGATGGAGGGAACGGCAGCTAAAATCTCCAGGGATATTGCGCCAAAGATTGAAAGAAATTTGCCGGATGTAGGAAAAGGGAGCTATGTACCGGGTGTAGGAGGTTCTCCTAAGTCAATGCCTGAAGGGCATATGTGGACTTCTGGAAGCCCTTTTAAAAACAAAACTGCAGAAGAGCTTCATCAGATGTTTGTTGATAAAGGGTAG
- a CDS encoding HAD-IIB family hydrolase, giving the protein MNTLIALDIDGTLTSDLHSIPQEIESYLGLLAGKEVMIALVTGRCFSLAYPLLKSWTFPYLLAIHNGAIILRMPEKKIIFKQYIDPKVVETLDEIVSGEETDFALYTGIENEDICYFRPKQFSPRLRSYVRKRAELCKENWVAVDHFDSLQLNSLTAIKCFGSKESAQRIKGKIEKQLSLHVPVIKDPVDQSVYIAQATHPNIDKGTALGSILNGEKYLIIAAGDDHNDLPMLKKADVKIVMDSAPSELKQMADIVAKPAQELGIIEALENARNYWI; this is encoded by the coding sequence ATGAATACACTAATCGCACTTGACATTGACGGCACATTGACCTCAGACTTGCACTCCATACCTCAAGAGATTGAATCCTATCTAGGACTGCTTGCTGGCAAGGAGGTCATGATCGCCCTTGTCACTGGCCGTTGTTTTTCTCTTGCTTATCCCCTTTTGAAGAGCTGGACGTTTCCCTATCTCCTTGCTATTCACAATGGAGCGATTATCTTGCGCATGCCGGAAAAGAAGATTATTTTTAAACAGTATATCGATCCGAAAGTTGTCGAGACGCTTGATGAAATTGTTTCTGGCGAGGAAACTGACTTCGCGTTGTATACAGGAATTGAAAATGAAGATATTTGCTATTTTCGCCCGAAGCAGTTTTCTCCAAGATTGCGCAGCTATGTACGCAAGCGTGCAGAACTGTGCAAAGAAAATTGGGTGGCAGTCGATCATTTTGATTCATTGCAATTGAATAGCTTAACCGCTATCAAATGTTTCGGCAGCAAGGAATCTGCCCAGCGAATAAAAGGAAAGATAGAGAAGCAGCTGTCGCTGCATGTTCCTGTGATTAAAGATCCCGTTGACCAATCCGTCTATATTGCACAAGCGACACATCCCAACATTGATAAAGGAACGGCATTAGGGTCTATTTTGAATGGGGAAAAATATTTAATTATTGCCGCTGGAGACGATCACAATGATCTGCCCATGCTGAAAAAAGCAGATGTTAAAATTGTGATGGATTCTGCGCCAAGCGAGCTGAAGCAGATGGCAGACATTGTTGCTAAGCCCGCACAAGAACTTGGAATTATTGAGGCACTGGAAAATGCAAGGAACTATTGGATTTAA
- a CDS encoding polymorphic toxin type 37 domain-containing protein → MAEYETLNFHQCQTNFDLSITCLGLPDKGYKLKPENSDLLMRGKGSYINPKNKRQYHIDPKYSGRYREPNHVDVSRPKGYEGNLPKKRFSYLDD, encoded by the coding sequence ATGGCTGAATATGAAACTTTAAATTTCCATCAGTGTCAAACGAATTTTGATTTGAGCATTACATGTTTAGGACTACCTGATAAAGGGTATAAACTTAAACCCGAAAATTCTGATTTATTAATGAGAGGAAAAGGGAGTTATATTAATCCCAAAAATAAGCGTCAGTACCATATCGACCCAAAATATTCAGGGCGTTATCGTGAGCCAAATCACGTAGACGTGTCAAGGCCTAAAGGCTATGAAGGTAATTTACCTAAAAAGAGGTTTTCATATTTAGATGATTGA
- a CDS encoding polymorphic toxin type 37 domain-containing protein, giving the protein MNRLGTQGTFFGSFSRGILDDTSWGASSWMLGDYVCDNWQSSLGYGMGTGVSMMAGLVYGGTEAKLLGAAGKGLNRAARWLNFAEKEVKAACKMEGTAAKISRDIAPKIERNLPDVGKGSYVPGVGGSPKSMPEGHMWTSGSPFKNKTAEELHQMFVDKGYDYGARSPELLIRGKGNYINPKNGRQFHIDPKNSGRYREPNHVDVSRPEKYNGSLPKKRFSYLDD; this is encoded by the coding sequence ATGAACAGGCTCGGGACGCAAGGGACGTTTTTTGGAAGCTTTTCCCGAGGCATATTGGATGATACCAGCTGGGGAGCGAGCAGCTGGATGCTGGGAGATTACGTGTGTGATAACTGGCAGTCAAGTCTAGGATATGGAATGGGGACAGGCGTCTCCATGATGGCAGGTCTTGTCTATGGCGGAACGGAGGCGAAGTTGCTTGGCGCTGCAGGAAAGGGCCTGAACCGGGCGGCGCGTTGGCTTAACTTTGCAGAGAAGGAGGTGAAGGCTGCGTGCAAGATGGAGGGAACGGCAGCTAAAATCTCCAGGGATATTGCGCCAAAGATTGAAAGAAATTTGCCGGATGTAGGAAAAGGGAGCTATGTACCGGGTGTAGGAGGTTCTCCTAAGTCAATGCCTGAAGGGCATATGTGGACTTCTGGAAGCCCTTTTAAAAACAAAACTGCAGAAGAGCTTCATCAGATGTTTGTTGATAAAGGGTATGACTATGGAGCAAGGAGTCCTGAACTGCTAATAAGAGGAAAGGGAAATTACATTAATCCTAAGAACGGCCGCCAATTTCACATCGATCCAAAAAATTCCGGGAGATATAGAGAGCCAAATCATGTGGATGTTTCAAGACCAGAAAAATATAATGGAAGTTTACCCAAAAAGAGGTTTTCATATTTAGATGATTGA
- a CDS encoding transposase, with product MKRRKWTPELKTKIILEGLRGRPLAEICTEYEISQAQFYQWKDCFLNNASRAFEKGKSDQKEARLQKQNNRLKQVVADLTLELKKNDEEWYL from the coding sequence ATGAAACGAAGAAAATGGACTCCTGAATTAAAAACAAAAATTATATTGGAAGGATTAAGGGGTCGTCCCCTTGCCGAAATTTGCACTGAATACGAAATAAGTCAGGCTCAGTTCTACCAATGGAAGGACTGTTTTCTAAACAATGCGAGCCGAGCGTTTGAAAAAGGAAAATCAGACCAAAAGGAAGCACGTCTTCAGAAGCAAAACAATCGTTTGAAACAAGTGGTTGCAGATCTTACTCTCGAGTTAAAAAAAAACGACGAGGAGTGGTATCTGTGA
- a CDS encoding IS1 family transposase (programmed frameshift): MNPSCPKCESTAVKKNGHIHNGKQNHRCLVCGRQFVLDPQQKIITDQTKSEVRQALLERVSLEGICRIFSVSMPWLLSFIQQIIYELPDDLNATVVKDYKDFEVAIIELDEQWSYVGNKKNQQWLWLAFHSASRQVLAMHVGKRDKRAAEALLAKLPGGFKKKAFFYSDRFSVYYEVLPWKQHQAVGKNSGKTSYIERFNNTLRQRCSRLVRKTLSFSKKLANHIGMIQYFICDYNKRMALLV, from the exons ATGAACCCATCGTGCCCTAAATGCGAGTCAACTGCGGTAAAAAAGAATGGACATATCCACAATGGAAAACAAAATCATCGTTGTCTTGTTTGCGGCCGCCAATTTGTTCTAGACCCCCAACAAAAAATTATTACAGATCAAACTAAAAGTGAGGTCCGTCAAGCACTTCTGGAAAGAGTTTCTTTAGAAGGCATCTGTAGAATTTTCAGTGTGAGTATGCCCTGGTTATTGAGCTTTATACAACAGATAATTTATGAGTTGCCCGACGATTTAAACGCTACTGTGGTCAAGGATTATAAGGATTTTGAAGTGGCAATTATAGAGCTTGATGAACAGTGGAGTTATGTCGGAAATAAGAAAAATCAGCAATGGCTTTGGTTGGCGTTCCATTCGGCTAGCAGGCAGGTTTTGGCAATGCATGTAGGAAAAAGGGATAAGAGAGCTGCCGAAGCATTATTAGCAAAACTTCCTG GAGGATTTAAAAAAAAAGCCTTCTTTTACTCTGATAGGTTCTCTGTGTACTACGAAGTCCTTCCTTGGAAGCAACACCAGGCAGTCGGAAAAAATTCAGGAAAAACGAGTTACATTGAAAGATTTAACAACACCTTGAGGCAAAGATGTTCGAGGCTGGTTAGGAAAACCCTGTCATTTTCAAAAAAATTAGCCAACCATATTGGTATGATTCAGTATTTCATTTGTGATTACAACAAAAGGATGGCATTACTTGTTTAG
- a CDS encoding dihydroneopterin aldolase has protein sequence MQGTIGFNHLRINCIIGDLPEEREKVQEIEVSVKVACDFYACSLSDDLADTVDYVSLAAACRREAEEGRYHMLETYASRTLDKLLEEFPIDYAWIQVKKASGLPDADCSFVELSKKKKYPG, from the coding sequence ATGCAAGGAACTATTGGATTTAATCATTTACGCATCAATTGCATCATTGGCGATCTCCCTGAAGAAAGAGAAAAGGTGCAAGAAATTGAAGTTTCAGTCAAAGTCGCCTGCGATTTTTACGCTTGTTCATTATCCGACGATCTCGCAGACACTGTAGACTATGTTTCTCTCGCTGCTGCTTGCCGTCGGGAAGCTGAGGAGGGGAGATATCACATGCTGGAAACATACGCCAGTCGTACATTAGATAAATTGTTGGAGGAGTTTCCCATCGATTATGCGTGGATTCAGGTAAAAAAGGCGTCAGGGCTTCCTGACGCCGATTGCTCTTTCGTGGAGCTCTCAAAGAAGAAAAAATATCCGGGTTAG
- a CDS encoding IS3 family transposase: protein MKRKRPEIRRKIDDVLAERIAQIKMEHPFWGYRRVWASLRYRDGIPCNLKRIYRIMKERNLLCAKKMRPKTADRHHRPKPKAEKPNQIWGTDMTKVFVEGDGWTYITVVLDWYTKKIVGLKSGRRSKSIDWLEALDRALNTQFPEGARGKGLKLVSDNGCQPTSEAYMRYCSKVDVEQIYTSYNNPKGNAETERFMRTMKEELLWLKEWRSSEELSKELQSWVLKYNSDYLHSTLKYRSPNEMEKHYYKCEAA from the coding sequence GTGAAGAGAAAACGTCCTGAGATAAGAAGAAAAATCGATGATGTCCTCGCCGAAAGAATTGCTCAGATAAAAATGGAGCACCCCTTTTGGGGTTACAGGCGAGTATGGGCAAGTTTGCGTTATAGAGATGGAATACCGTGCAATTTGAAACGCATTTATCGAATTATGAAAGAGCGAAATCTTCTTTGCGCCAAAAAAATGAGGCCTAAAACTGCTGATAGACATCATCGACCGAAGCCCAAGGCGGAAAAACCTAATCAGATATGGGGAACAGACATGACAAAAGTTTTTGTCGAAGGCGATGGCTGGACTTACATAACAGTTGTACTTGACTGGTACACGAAAAAAATTGTGGGGTTGAAGTCTGGAAGGCGCTCTAAGTCAATAGACTGGCTAGAAGCATTAGACCGGGCGCTTAACACGCAATTTCCAGAAGGGGCCCGTGGCAAAGGACTAAAACTTGTCTCAGATAACGGATGTCAGCCCACTTCAGAGGCTTATATGCGTTACTGCTCAAAAGTAGATGTAGAGCAAATTTACACAAGCTACAACAATCCAAAGGGAAATGCAGAGACCGAGCGATTCATGCGCACCATGAAAGAGGAGCTTTTATGGCTAAAAGAATGGAGGTCTTCAGAAGAACTCTCAAAAGAATTGCAAAGTTGGGTTCTGAAATACAATTCCGATTACCTGCACTCTACTTTGAAATACCGATCTCCAAATGAAATGGAAAAACATTATTATAAATGTGAGGCTGCTTAA
- a CDS encoding IS5 family transposase: MRKPYPDDLTDKEWEQIKPLLTSSTYRNAGRKPKHSRREMFNAIFYLLRTGCQWRHLPHDFPPWTAVQGQYSRWKRKGVFHMVHDYLRRRLRILLGKAEDASAGIADSQSVKTTEKGGLRAMTEVKKSRVEKGI; encoded by the coding sequence ATGCGCAAACCTTATCCGGATGACCTAACAGACAAAGAGTGGGAGCAAATCAAGCCACTTTTAACCAGCTCAACTTACCGTAATGCCGGCAGGAAGCCAAAGCACTCTCGACGGGAAATGTTTAATGCTATCTTTTACCTTTTGAGAACAGGATGCCAATGGAGACATCTCCCTCATGATTTTCCTCCATGGACAGCTGTACAGGGCCAATATTCTCGTTGGAAAAGAAAGGGAGTTTTTCACATGGTTCACGATTATTTACGTAGAAGATTGCGAATTCTTCTTGGTAAAGCCGAGGATGCAAGCGCGGGTATAGCAGATAGCCAGTCTGTAAAAACAACAGAAAAAGGGGGCTTAAGGGCTATGACGGAGGTAAAAAAATCAAGGGTCGAAAAAGGCATATAG